A genomic region of Papaver somniferum cultivar HN1 chromosome 7, ASM357369v1, whole genome shotgun sequence contains the following coding sequences:
- the LOC113296359 gene encoding uncharacterized protein LOC113296359, with amino-acid sequence MYSHSTIWVKFSGLQVEMWVEKTLLALGKSFGTPIVVDKRTLNHEYGHYASVLIDIDFAKLNTNYVYVEAGGRNFLQPFEILKRPKYRFKCKIVCHLDLECRKKHVTSVNTPPATASTSQQSNALVIHQGDTNTAWKVSGQKKNGKKNRKGTVDNNVQPATDSVLSLSTPVCDALEESSEYISHNKFNILGSVGETLNNPLLEINKVDEVAKRVKQQQLIALQEKIDTLRDNDSMSVSEESELEVRARKGSSPRLKSSSNTSHQVKLSKTQTPNV; translated from the exons ATGTACTCTCACTCTACCATCTGGGTCAAGTTTTCAGGTCTTCAGGTTGAAATGTGGGTGGAGAAGACGCTGTTAGCTTTGGGAAAATCTTTTGgaactcctattgtggttgataagAGAACCCTAAACCATGAGTATGGGCATTACGCCTCAGTcctgattgatattgattttgcaaaGCTTAATACAAATTATGTTTATGTTGAAGCTGGTGGGCGCAATTTTTTGCAACCATTTGAAATCTTGAAAAGGCCGAAATACCGTTTTAAGTGCAAAATAGTTTGTCATCTAGACTTAGAGTGCAGAAAGAAGCATGTTACTTCAGTTAATACGCCACCCGCTACTGCCAGTACGTCGCAGCAATCTAATGCTCTAGTTATCCACCAGGGTGACACTAATACAGCATGGAAAGTTTCAGGTCAAAAGAAGAATGGTaaaaaaaatcgaaagggaaCAGTTGATAACAATGTACAGCCTGCTACT GATTCTGTTTTATCTTTGTCTACACCGGTGTGTGATGCTCTTGAAGAAAGTTCGGAATATATCTCTCATAACAAATTCAATATTCTGGGATCAGTTGGTGAGACTTTGAATAACCCTCTTTTGGAGATTAATAAGGTTGATGAAGTAGCTAAACGTGTTAAGCAGCAGCAGTTGATAGCTCTTCAAGAAAAAATTGATACTTTGAGAGATAATGATTCCATGTCGGTCTCGGAAGAATCTGAATTGGAAGTTCGTGCTCGAAAGGGTTCTTCACCAAGACTAAAATCCTCCTCAAATACTTCTCATCAAGTAAAGCTATCTAAAACTCAAACCCCTAATGTTTAA